ACACTGTTGCTGAGGTGTCAGAGGACGGTTTATGGATGTAGATGTAGCCTAAACCTAAAGATTCTCATGAAACGGATCAGTAGGACGCCGCTACTAAATATTCAGAGGGGACTCTCTACCTCTTGTTGGAACAAGGCCGCCGTATGTGGTCCGCCTGCTTGGTGAGACCACCATAAGGGTGCACACCAGTCCTCACAGCTGACTCATTTAGCCCTCTACACCAGATGGAAGCTTTCGACTTTGCCCCGAGGGTCACCTAAAGGAACAGCATGTAAATGCATTTCTTCACTCTCTGCCTGTGTTACAGTGTAAACTACATCTCATGCTTTACGTCACTTTTGCTGCACAGAGGTTAACAAGCTTAACACCTGTTTAGTTTGACCTTCAGAGCATAGAAGTATGTATTTCCTTGAACTTACTCTGGGCGTGATGTTACTTATGTCAAAAGTGAATGTTACTTTggtgcttgttttgtctgcatGCATTTGAAAGTGAGGACAAAGCAAAGTGTTGCAAATGTCAAACTTGACTTTTAACAATAAACCTTGTTCACTTTAATGTTTTAACTTGATGGTACCACACAATGAGTCAGTAAACCTTctaaaaaaagttattttattcaaaatttACACGGACAAACACGTAGGGGGAGGGTTGGAAAGCTTCAGGTGTTGCTAATCTTCCTCATCTGAGGGTGGCTGGTCTGTTGCAGCATGATGTTTCTCCATCTTGGCCATTAACTctggaataaaaagaaaataatagaaaacGTGACTGAAGGGAATCATTAACTTGCATTCATCCCTTGAATTCCTTAGGAGTAGTTTATTTGCCCCCTCTCACAGGTCTTTTGACAGACCCAGCTTACCTTTAGCCGGGTTGAAGACACCGTTGGTTTGCGTGTTGCACACATAGCAGCGCTTGGACTTGCGGTAATGCTGAAGAGCACAGGCCTCACAAAAATAGTGCCTGCACCTGGGAAACATTTGACTGGTTAACGCACTGCAACTGGTAATAAGCAAGTCTCTGCACGATGAAGAAGCAGAGAACAACATGCAGAAGGAGACACTTACTTTGTGACAATGGGATTCTTAAAGGATTCTCTGCAGATGAAGCACTTAAAGGGCAAATCCTCCTCGTCACTGCTCACTTCATAGTTTTCGTCATCTAGATGAAAGCACAGTATTGTTCAGCAAATGCTGATACAGGCAcaaaaaaatgccacaaaatcCCCGTCCTGGACTCACCGTTGGCTCCATATCTGCCCTCTTCCAGCTCCCTCTCTATCTGCCAGCCATGTTTGTAGTCGGATCTGTCGTGAAGGAACTTACAGCTGTCTAAAAGCAGGACAGAAGCACATGAAGAACACTAACATGAAGAGTCAAGATTGAGAAAAGTTCTCAGTTATTCAATCCCGGGACTTTGGCATTTTAATCATACGAATCTAACACTCACctccaaaaccacagaaaccagTCTCCTTATAGTCTTTGCAGATGTCGGGCTGGTAGTCCCACCTGACTGTGGCTCTCAGGTGTTCAGGGGCTCGGATTGGTCCTTTTCTGTACAAAGGTTTGAAGTAAATTACATGAATCAACACTGAGCATTCATCACTCATATCTTATCAAAGCACTTTCACCTTAGTACTCACCTGACCATGCCAGAGGAGGCATTGCCCATAGTGGTATCTTTGGGCTTGATGAATTTTTGGTAATTGTTGATGCCACGGTAAATTTTATCGTCCTCTTTACCTGTCAGCTCCTGTTGAAGGATAAAAAGAGTTTATACAGTGAGTAAGAAACTTCAGAATTATTTGACGGAAAAACTGTGCACAACGTAACATTTACGCAGGTGCAGGCTTTTACCTTTGTGCAAAGGTTGGtgagaaaaatctgaattaTTTGATATTTCAGCATAATGCTTTCTCTCTTACCTCTTGGATTTTCTGACTTCTCTCAAAAATGGCCTGAGCATCCTTGTCCCTCTCTGTGTCCAGCTGATATGTAGCAGTTGCACCCATGTCCTCGGGTCCCTCTGGTTTCTATTTTTGGACAAGATCGGCAGAATAGTGGAAAGTGAGGAAAATCTCTACTGGAGCTCCATCAGCTCCATCTGAGAGATTCACAACAAGGTGACGAGTGCTTCTTGTTCATTTTTCCTGACCAGGCGGTTTAAACCATGATTCCCGGAACTCCactaaaatgtgatgtaaaaagaaaagtttcaaCTCACTGCTGACCGCGTGGACCTGTAGGCAACAGTGATCTTCTCGTCTTCTTTGTCATCTTCACTTTCACTGGAAGATACAGCGTCTCTCTCCACCTTCTTTGACTAGACAGGGCCAAGACAAGAGTCATGCTTATCTCATCATTAAACTCAAAAagaattttaattattttaagtaTTATTACTGTTGCTGTTGTACCTTTTGAATCATGGGGTTGATTCGAGTGTCTTTCTTCGCTCTTC
The window above is part of the Toxotes jaculatrix isolate fToxJac2 chromosome 18, fToxJac2.pri, whole genome shotgun sequence genome. Proteins encoded here:
- the rnf113a gene encoding E3 ubiquitin-protein ligase RNF113A; translation: MAESEEPKAGSCTFLFKKSAKKFSGRKRKASDSDKDGNSDEDQSSVVRRAKKDTRINPMIQKSKKVERDAVSSSESEDDKEDEKITVAYRSTRSAKPEGPEDMGATATYQLDTERDKDAQAIFERSQKIQEELTGKEDDKIYRGINNYQKFIKPKDTTMGNASSGMVRKGPIRAPEHLRATVRWDYQPDICKDYKETGFCGFGDSCKFLHDRSDYKHGWQIERELEEGRYGANDDENYEVSSDEEDLPFKCFICRESFKNPIVTKCRHYFCEACALQHYRKSKRCYVCNTQTNGVFNPAKELMAKMEKHHAATDQPPSDEED